ACGCTTTGATTTCAAACGCGTGCTGGCAGATGGCGGACTGGCCATTATTCAGCCTGACTTGTCTCACGCAGGCGGTATTACCGAGTGCTTTAAAATTGCTGCCATGGCGGAAGCCTATGATGTTGCGTTGGCACCGCACTGTCCATTAGGCCCAATTGCACTGGCTTCCTGTTTGCACCTCGACTTTGTGGCACGTAATGCCGTATTGCAGGAGCAAAGTATGGGCATCCATTATAATAAAGGTGCCGAGCTGTTGGATTACGTCATTAATAAAGAAGACTTTGCTATGACCGACGGTCATTTCTATCCGTTGAATAAGCCTGGCCTCGGTGTGGAAATTAATGAAGAGCTGGTTATTGAACGTAGTAAAAATGCGCCAGACTGGCGTAACCCGGTGTGGCGTTATCCTGACGGTGCTGTCGCCGAGTGGTAATACCCGTCATTCGCGTTGGCTTGCCTGCAACTCGAATTATTTTAGGGTATAACGAAAACAATAGGTTAGGTTTTGAATAACCAGTAATACATAACGCATTTCCCCGGCACGACGGAATAGAACACTCATGGATTATCACGAAATACATTATTTCGTGAGGGATTACTGTTTTATTTTATTAGCGCTGGGGAAAGTAATCCTCCATTTATCATGGGTAAGCCATCACCGGGATTTTAAAAATAAAACGCCATGATCAATAAGGGAATGTATTGACTGTGTGCGGTTATTTATTTCATTAGAAAAATAAAGCATATCAACTGCTGGTGTTGTTGATCGTTCAAAAATAGCGGGCAATAAGTATTACCGTCCGTTTAATAAATAACAGGAACATAAGATGGATATGACATTAACTACCCGTCCTACAAAACGGCGTTATTTCACCTTGCTGATGATTTTTATTACGGTCGTCATCTGCTATGTGGATCGTGCCAACCTGGCTGTGGCGTCGGCACATATTCAGGAAGAGTTCGGCATTACAAAAACACAAATGGGCTATATCTTTTCCGCGTTTGCCTGGACCTATACGTTATGCCAAATACCTGGCGGTTGGTTCCTTGACCGCGTCGGTTCAAAGGTCACTTATTTTATCGCCATCATGGGGTGGTCGATTGCCACGTTGCTGCAAGGTTTCGCCACGGGTCTGGCGTCGTTAATTGGTTTGCGCGCGGTGACTGGGCTGTTTGAAGCGCCTGCGTTTCCGACGAATAACCGTATGGTGACCAGCTGGTTCCCTGAGCAAGAACGCGCTTCTGCCGTTGGATTCTATACGTCAGGGCAGTTTGTTGGTCTGGCATTTCTTACGCCATTGCTCATCTGGTTGCAGGAAATCCTGAGCTGGCACTGGGTGTTCATTGTCACCGGCGGCGTCGGCATTGTCTGGGCAATTATCTGGCACTTTGTTTATCAGCCACCGAAGAAAAGCAAAGGGATCAATCAGGCTGAGCTGGATTACATTGCCGAAGGCGGCGGTATCGTTGATGGCGATGCCCCGACTGAGAAAAAAGCGCGTACGCCATTAACGGCAGCCGACTGGAAGCTGGTGTTTAACCGCAAGCTGGTGGGCGTGTATATCGGGCAGTTTGCCGTGACCTCTACGCTGTGGTTCTTCCTGACGTGGTTCCCGAACTACCTGACGCAGGAAAAACAGATTAGCGCACTGACGGCAGGCTTTATGACGACAGTACCTTTCCTGGCGGCATTCGTTGGCGTGCTGTTGTCCGGCTTTGTGGCGGATCGTCTGGTGCGTAGCGGAAAATCGATTGGTCTGGCGCGTAAAACGCCGATTATCTGTGGCCTGTTGATTTCAACCTGCATCATGGGGGCGAACTACACGAACGATCCAGTATGGATTATGACGTTGATGGCAGTGGCATTCTTTGGCAATGGTTTTGCCTCCATCACCTGGTCGCTGGTGTCGTCGCTGGCACCGATTCGTCTGATTGGCCTGACGGGCGGGGTATTCAACTTTGTCGGCGGTCTGGGCGGTATCACGGTGCCATTGATTATTGGCTATCTGGCGCAGGATTACGGTTTTGCTCCGGCACTGACCTATATTGCTGGCGTAGCGCTGGTCGGCGCACTGTCTTACATCTTACTGGTGGGTGAAGTGAAGCGTGTAGGGTAACTCGCGCCCTTCAGAGTTAAGACGAAACCATAACAAAACGGACTTTCCTCTTGATTGAGGAAAGTCCGTTTAATTTTTTGATTGTTTTTTTGTGCGCATTATTTGTAAATAATGGCGACGCCGCGCAGTTGGTTATCACCGGTCGCAGACGTGATGGTATAAGCTTTAGCGCCCGCTTTTTCTGCTTTCGCTGCGAGCTGAGCTTGCAGTGAGCTCAGGTCCTGAGCCGTCGCGGTAACGACGCCCGCTTTTTCCAGATTCTGAGCCTGAGAAGCAGATACGTATTCAGCAGCAGAAGCACCGAAAGTCATGGTAGCGAGAACAACAGCAGCGGCGATGGTTTTTACGTTTTTCATGATGTCTTATCCTTTTCTGTTTGATAGGTGAAAGGGGGCTGCCCTTTCGATATGAAGAATGTTACGCCGATGCTAATGAATTAAAAAACGGATGTTATTGAGAGAGTCTTTCTATTTTTTTGAATGAAAATATCCGTTGTTGTTTGTTTTTTTTAAATTAAAAACAATAAGTTATACATAAAACTGAAATTGATTTACAAACTATTGACTGATATTGAATAAGTGGGGTGATGTCTTGCCTATTGAGGTTCAATTAACGTTTAATTCTGCTGGTCATCAACTTACCAATATTAATTGCTGGTCATGTGATGGGAATTGGCTGGTTTATGACATAAGACCCTATGGATCTTCATTCACAGGGCTGACCATTGAGCGCATACACCTGAAAAGCCGGGAAACCGAGGTGATTTATCGGGCGACGGCGGGGGCGCACGTGGGCGTGGTGACCTGTAGCCCGCAGGAACCGCTGCGCTATGTCTTTATCCACGGGCCAGAAAACCCAGATGGCGAGTGGCAGTATGATTTTCACCATCGGCGTGGAACGATAGTGGCGGATCGCCAGCGCGATGAGGCCATCACGCTCGATGCTTTCTCCATTACGCCGCCTTATCAGGCCGGTGCGCTGCGCGGCGGTACGCATGTCCATGTCTTCAGCCCGGATGCCAGCCGCCTGAGCTTTACCTATAACGACCATGTGTTGCATGAGCGCGATCCGGCATTGAACTTGCGCAATGTGGGCGTAGCCGTGCCGCTACAGGCCGTCACCGTTGAAAAACATCATCCGCGTGAATATGACGGTAGCCACTATTGTGTGTTGGTTAGCAGAACGACGCCGCAGCCGCAGCCTAGCAGCGATGAGATCAATCGCGCCTATGAAGAAGGTTGGGTCGGAACGGCGGGCTATATCCGACAGGATGGTTCTCGGCAGCGCTGGGCGCTGGCGTTTATTGGCGATACGCGGGCGGCGGATGGAACAACGGTACCGGAGATTTTTATTGTCGACTTGCCGGAGGCGCTGGAAGAGTACGCCAAAGCGGGTGATGCGCCACTGGCGGGGACGGCAACGTCAATGCCTGCGCCGCCAGCGGGCGTGCAGCAGCGGCGTTTAACGTTTACGCACTCGCGTCGTTATCCTGGCCTGGTGAACCAGCCGCGCCATTGGCTCCGAGCCTCGCCCGACGGCAGTGAGATTGCTTTCCTGATGCGGGATGAGGCAGGCGTGGTGCAACTGTGGACGCTTTCCCCGAACGGCGGTGAGCCGAGACAGGTCACGCGCACGGAACACGGCGTACAGTCGGCCTTTAACTGGCACCCGGATGGACGTTCTCTGGCATTTGTGTCTGACAACAGCATCATGCTGTGTGAGGCGAAAAGCGGTGAGCTTGTTCGGCTAACAGCGCGGACGGACAGCGCACCGAGTGCAGATGCGGTGGTCTTTTCCCCTGATGGGAAACAGATTGCGTATATGCGCGAGATTGACGGTTTTAATCAGCTTTTTTTTGTAGCAATAACGTAACCCTTACGCGCGAATTCATGGCGAGTGCGGTGCTATCAAAGCTGATTATGCGGCATCGTGGCGAGCTGCGAACTGGCGGTCTGGTTTTGCTCTTCGCTGTGTGAAATGCGTTCGCGCGTCGACAGTTTGTCCTTATCGCTGCCTGTGCGGTAGTAATCGTACGGCAGCAGCAGCGTGTCGGCCACCGCCGAGAACGGCAGGTCGATAGCGACCAGTGGCATCATCGCCCAACTGGTATCGTCGTCACGCAGCATATCCACACTGGCGCGCGTGCCGGAATAGTATCCCTGATCGCCTCCGGTATGCGTCATTACGCTGGAGCAACCGCTGGTTGCCACCGCACCGCTACCGGTAATGATGAAAGAGAACAACGCACTTTTCAGTAAGGTCATATTCCTGTCCATTAATAACCGCTGTCAGAGCGGGTTCCAGAGCCCGTCTATCTTGAGTGTATGTGATAAGACCAGCAACGTAAGTGAATATTGCATGAAACCCAGCGATTTTTCCTTTTTGCCTCTTGAAAGTCTGAGGGGGGTCACCATATTGATGATAAGCCGAAAGAAAACGATACGCCGTCAGGGTATCTGTCTCGGCTGTGAACCTGTCCTTATGAGGAAGGTAAAAATAAATCCTCGCTGCCTGTTTAGGAGGCTGTTTTATGCGTAACCCCGATTTTTCCCCACTGTACCGTTCTGCTATTGGTTTCGATCGTCTGTTTAATCTCTTAGAAACTGGGCAGACCCAGAGTAACGGCGGCTACCCTCCCTACAACGTCGAACTGGTTGACGAGAACCAATACCGCATTGCGATTGCCGTAGCTGGCTTCGCCGAGCAGGAACTGGACATCACCGCGCACGACAACGTATTGATTGTAAAAGGTGCCCACGCCGGTGAGCAGGTTGCCCGCAACTACCTGTATCAGGGGATTGCCGAGCGCAACTTCGAGCGTAAATTCCAACTGGCCGAACATATTCAGGTAAAAGGCGCCAATCTGGAAAACGGGCTGCTGTACGTCGATCTCGAACGTATCGTGCCGGAAGCGATGAAGCCGCGTCGGATTGAAATCAAGTAAACCCACATCACGTTATTTGCACGAATCGTGCATTGCCTGAAAAGGTAATGCCATGAATGAACGCTTCGTCTGCCGAATGGGGACGACGCCAGCTATGGAACCGTGGCTGGCATAGGGTACGCCCGCATGGGCATCTTAATCTCGCTTCTTAGAAGGAGTCATATTATGCGTAACTACGACTTATCACCTTTACTGCGTCAGTGGATCGGTTTTGACAAATTAGCCAGCTCAATGCAGGGCAGCCAGGAACCGATTGATTTTCCTCCGTATAATATCGAGAAGAAAGACGACAACCACTACCGCATCACGCTCGCGCTGGCGGGGTTCCGGCAGGCCGATCTGGATATTGAAGTGGAAGGCCCGCGCCTGACGGTGAAAGGCAGCCCGGCACCGTCCGAAAAAGCCGTGGAATATCTGCATCAGGGGTTGGTGTTTAAACCTTTCACGCTGAGCTTTACGCTGGCCGAACACCTGCATGTGTCCGATGCACATTTTGAAAATGGCCTGCTGCATATCGATCTGGTGCGTGACGTGCCGGAAGCCTTGCAGCCTCAGCGTATCGCCATCGGCGGTGGTCGTCCGGCCTTGAACCAGCAACCTGCTGACGACGCGTCATAACGCGATATCTGCATTGTTTGTTTGATGATTTCCCGCGCTCGTATCATTACGGGCGCGGTTTTGTGTTGCCCGCCACGTTTCCCACCCCGGCATTCTGCCAGAATCAAAATATACTCGTCATACTTCAAGTTGCATGTGCGTTGGCTGCGTTTACTCACCCGAATCACTTACTTGAGTAAGCTCATCGTGCTTCGTTCTCTTGCCGCCTGCCTGAAACTCGAATTATTTAGAGTATAGCGGTAGTGGTACTTCCCAATAAAAACGTCCGCAAAGGATATGGGCATGAGTGATATCGCACTTACTGTGAGTATGCTGGCGCTGGTGGCGGTTCTGGGGTTATGGATCGGCAACTGGCGGATTTACGGCGTTGGTTTAGGGATTGGCGGGGTCCTGTTCGGTGGGATCATCGTCGGGCATGTTGCCCATCACTACCAGATTCAACTGAATGATGACATGTTGCACGTCATCCAGGAGTTCGGGCTTATCCTGTTTGTCTATACCATTGGTATTCAGGTCGGACCGGGTTTCTTTTCTTCTCTGCGGGTATCTGGCCTGCGCCTCAATGCATTTGCTCTGCTGACGGTGTTCCTCGGCTGCGTGGTGACCGTTCTGCTGCACAAACTGCTCAATATTCCTTTGCCCATTATCCTCGGCATTTTCTCCGGTGCGGTGACCAACACGCCTTCGCTCGGCGCGGGTCAACAGATTCTGACCGATCTCGGGTCGAGTTCGGCATTGGTGAACCAGATGGGAACAGGCTACG
This genomic interval from Pectobacterium aquaticum contains the following:
- a CDS encoding YceK/YidQ family lipoprotein; this translates as MTLLKSALFSFIITGSGAVATSGCSSVMTHTGGDQGYYSGTRASVDMLRDDDTSWAMMPLVAIDLPFSAVADTLLLPYDYYRTGSDKDKLSTRERISHSEEQNQTASSQLATMPHNQL
- the bhsA gene encoding multiple stress resistance protein BhsA — encoded protein: MKNVKTIAAAVVLATMTFGASAAEYVSASQAQNLEKAGVVTATAQDLSSLQAQLAAKAEKAGAKAYTITSATGDNQLRGVAIIYK
- the ibpA gene encoding small heat shock chaperone IbpA, translated to MRNPDFSPLYRSAIGFDRLFNLLETGQTQSNGGYPPYNVELVDENQYRIAIAVAGFAEQELDITAHDNVLIVKGAHAGEQVARNYLYQGIAERNFERKFQLAEHIQVKGANLENGLLYVDLERIVPEAMKPRRIEIK
- a CDS encoding DUF3748 domain-containing protein, giving the protein MPIEVQLTFNSAGHQLTNINCWSCDGNWLVYDIRPYGSSFTGLTIERIHLKSRETEVIYRATAGAHVGVVTCSPQEPLRYVFIHGPENPDGEWQYDFHHRRGTIVADRQRDEAITLDAFSITPPYQAGALRGGTHVHVFSPDASRLSFTYNDHVLHERDPALNLRNVGVAVPLQAVTVEKHHPREYDGSHYCVLVSRTTPQPQPSSDEINRAYEEGWVGTAGYIRQDGSRQRWALAFIGDTRAADGTTVPEIFIVDLPEALEEYAKAGDAPLAGTATSMPAPPAGVQQRRLTFTHSRRYPGLVNQPRHWLRASPDGSEIAFLMRDEAGVVQLWTLSPNGGEPRQVTRTEHGVQSAFNWHPDGRSLAFVSDNSIMLCEAKSGELVRLTARTDSAPSADAVVFSPDGKQIAYMREIDGFNQLFFVAIT
- a CDS encoding MFS transporter; translation: MDMTLTTRPTKRRYFTLLMIFITVVICYVDRANLAVASAHIQEEFGITKTQMGYIFSAFAWTYTLCQIPGGWFLDRVGSKVTYFIAIMGWSIATLLQGFATGLASLIGLRAVTGLFEAPAFPTNNRMVTSWFPEQERASAVGFYTSGQFVGLAFLTPLLIWLQEILSWHWVFIVTGGVGIVWAIIWHFVYQPPKKSKGINQAELDYIAEGGGIVDGDAPTEKKARTPLTAADWKLVFNRKLVGVYIGQFAVTSTLWFFLTWFPNYLTQEKQISALTAGFMTTVPFLAAFVGVLLSGFVADRLVRSGKSIGLARKTPIICGLLISTCIMGANYTNDPVWIMTLMAVAFFGNGFASITWSLVSSLAPIRLIGLTGGVFNFVGGLGGITVPLIIGYLAQDYGFAPALTYIAGVALVGALSYILLVGEVKRVG
- the ibpB gene encoding small heat shock chaperone IbpB, whose protein sequence is MRNYDLSPLLRQWIGFDKLASSMQGSQEPIDFPPYNIEKKDDNHYRITLALAGFRQADLDIEVEGPRLTVKGSPAPSEKAVEYLHQGLVFKPFTLSFTLAEHLHVSDAHFENGLLHIDLVRDVPEALQPQRIAIGGGRPALNQQPADDAS